Proteins encoded within one genomic window of Jiangella mangrovi:
- a CDS encoding mandelate racemase/muconate lactonizing enzyme family protein: MTIASVRVTAYSAPYEKPITNGLYTYTDTEIVVCELETADGITGVGWTHGGAIVFQALRQIAESVVGLPLNTERIWAAIYRPKIYGRRGLSTRAISAVDIAVWDAIGKQAGMSVHRLLGGYRDRVPAYAAGGYYEPGKTLDDLQDEMRGRVDDGVAAVKMKVGGVPIAADLARVDAVIEAVGDGVDVLVDANNAYDRIGARRMARALGERGVYWFEEPLGPDDFDGAAALVAAGDVPIALGENEYTLPGFRHLVDTGCADVLNADAQILGGITEWQKSAHYALAHDTPVAPHGDQEIHVHLVAAVPNGLIVEYYDNSLNTLKDVMFEQRLELNVDGTISVPDRPGLGFDLDRRALEPFKVAGA, translated from the coding sequence ATGACGATCGCGAGCGTCCGGGTGACGGCGTACTCGGCGCCGTACGAGAAGCCGATCACGAACGGGCTCTACACGTACACGGATACCGAGATCGTCGTCTGCGAGCTCGAGACCGCGGACGGGATCACCGGCGTCGGCTGGACGCACGGTGGAGCCATCGTCTTCCAGGCGCTGCGCCAGATCGCCGAGTCCGTGGTCGGCCTGCCGCTGAACACCGAGCGCATCTGGGCCGCGATCTACCGGCCCAAGATCTACGGCCGCCGCGGCCTGAGCACCCGGGCGATCAGCGCCGTCGACATCGCGGTCTGGGACGCCATCGGCAAGCAGGCCGGCATGTCCGTTCACAGGTTGCTGGGCGGCTACCGCGACCGCGTCCCGGCCTACGCGGCGGGCGGCTACTACGAGCCGGGCAAGACGCTCGACGATCTCCAGGACGAGATGCGCGGTCGGGTCGACGACGGCGTTGCGGCGGTGAAGATGAAGGTCGGCGGCGTCCCGATCGCCGCGGACCTCGCCCGGGTCGACGCGGTCATCGAGGCGGTCGGCGACGGCGTCGACGTGCTGGTCGACGCGAACAACGCCTACGACCGCATCGGCGCCCGCCGCATGGCGCGTGCCCTCGGCGAGCGGGGCGTCTACTGGTTCGAGGAGCCGCTCGGCCCCGACGACTTCGACGGCGCCGCCGCGCTGGTCGCGGCGGGCGACGTGCCGATCGCCCTCGGCGAGAACGAGTACACGCTGCCCGGCTTCCGCCACCTCGTCGACACCGGCTGCGCCGACGTCCTCAACGCCGACGCCCAGATCCTCGGCGGCATCACCGAATGGCAGAAGTCCGCCCATTACGCACTGGCCCACGACACCCCCGTCGCCCCGCACGGCGACCAGGAGATCCACGTCCACCTCGTCGCCGCCGTTCCCAACGGCCTGATCGTCGAGTACTACGACAACAGCCTGAACACGCTGAAGGACGTCATGTTCGAGCAACGCCTCGAGCTCAACGTCGACGGCACGATCTCGGTACCGGACCGCCCGGGCCTCGGCTTCGACCTGGACCGCCGCGCGCTCGAGCCGTTCAAGGTGGCCGGCGCATGA
- a CDS encoding lyase family protein: MTDVDHPGPAYDAARALLFRPSPLVHAFGLDMNRAALVVVHEAGLVEDGVAAGLARAIDLLAAEPYAGEWVDYLEFESRLAELVGGDASLIHLGRSRQDMFSATCRAVLRAGILEVLDALVVLRGRLLGLAETHAGTVVPAYTHGVQAQPTTFGHYLLAVDDAMGRGFARLDQAYARGNVSPLGAGALTTSRFALDRSLLAGLLGFDGVVENSYAANHLAPTDAILEAAAGFGIVAVQVTQIVQDVHQVQAAPLPWLTLAAGPLTGISSMMPQKRNPTALETLRELASLVTGSLGALFTAAHNLHTGMPDIREVSITQLAAEPTRLLVELFGDVLAALRVDRARALAECANDYSTMTELADLLHDTAGVSFRDGHRFASQLADHGRAQALAPADIGVDAAAAIYRQVTGQDFPLTEQRYRTALDPAAFVRSRAGLGGPQPAELARMLDTQRDQLANDAAAVSGHRGRLAAAAEQLEKRFRALVGG; the protein is encoded by the coding sequence ATGACCGACGTCGATCATCCTGGTCCGGCCTACGACGCGGCGCGAGCGCTGCTCTTCCGGCCGTCGCCGCTCGTCCACGCCTTCGGCCTCGACATGAACCGGGCCGCCCTCGTCGTCGTGCACGAGGCGGGACTGGTCGAGGACGGTGTCGCCGCCGGCCTCGCGCGGGCGATCGACCTGCTGGCCGCCGAGCCGTACGCGGGGGAGTGGGTCGACTACCTGGAGTTCGAGTCCCGCCTGGCCGAACTGGTCGGCGGCGACGCGTCGCTGATCCACCTCGGCCGGAGCCGGCAGGACATGTTCTCCGCCACTTGCCGCGCCGTGCTCCGCGCGGGGATCCTCGAGGTGCTCGACGCGCTCGTCGTGCTGCGCGGGCGGTTGCTCGGCCTCGCGGAGACGCACGCCGGCACCGTCGTGCCGGCCTACACCCACGGCGTGCAGGCTCAGCCGACGACGTTCGGCCACTACCTGCTGGCGGTCGACGACGCGATGGGCCGCGGGTTCGCCCGGCTGGACCAGGCGTACGCGCGCGGCAACGTCTCGCCGCTCGGCGCCGGCGCCCTGACGACGTCGAGGTTCGCCCTCGACCGCTCGCTGCTGGCCGGGCTGCTCGGCTTCGACGGCGTCGTCGAGAACTCCTATGCCGCCAACCACCTGGCGCCGACCGACGCCATTCTCGAGGCGGCCGCGGGGTTCGGCATCGTGGCCGTGCAGGTGACGCAGATCGTCCAGGACGTGCACCAAGTGCAGGCGGCTCCGCTTCCGTGGCTGACGCTGGCGGCCGGCCCGCTGACCGGCATCAGCAGCATGATGCCGCAGAAGCGAAACCCCACAGCTCTGGAGACGCTGCGCGAGCTGGCCTCATTGGTCACCGGATCGCTCGGCGCACTGTTCACGGCGGCGCACAACCTGCACACCGGCATGCCCGACATTCGCGAGGTGAGCATCACCCAGCTCGCCGCGGAGCCGACCCGGCTGTTGGTGGAGCTCTTCGGCGACGTGCTGGCAGCGCTGCGGGTCGACCGCGCACGAGCGCTCGCCGAGTGCGCGAACGACTACTCCACGATGACCGAGCTGGCCGACCTGCTGCACGACACCGCCGGCGTCTCCTTCCGCGACGGGCACCGGTTCGCGTCGCAGCTGGCCGACCACGGCCGCGCCCAGGCCTTGGCCCCGGCCGACATCGGCGTCGACGCGGCCGCAGCCATCTACCGGCAGGTCACGGGTCAGGACTTCCCGCTGACCGAGCAGCGCTACCGCACCGCGCTCGACCCTGCCGCGTTCGTCCGGAGCCGGGCCGGTCTCGGCGGCCCGCAACCGGCGGAGCTCGCCCGCATGCTCGACACGCAGCGCGACCAGCTGGCGAACGACGCCGCGGCGGTCAGCGGCCACCGCGGCCGGCTGGCCGCCGCCGCCGAACAGCTGGAGAAGCGGTTCCGAGCGCTGGTTGGAGGTTGA
- a CDS encoding substrate-binding domain-containing protein encodes MAVSIRDVAQRAGVSVGTVSNVLNRPNEVSADSVTRVTRAIEELGYVRNDAARKLRAGISATVGFVVLDGQNPFYNDVVRGAEDEASSHSIAVLYGNTDQDPRRERTYIDLFHEQQVRGLLIAPYGDVTAHLGRLREAGIAVVLVDRFSGDGKFSSVSVDSVAGGRLAVEHLIETGRDRIAFVGGPFDIRQVNDRLAGARAAAENANTPASLEVIATESMAVEDGVSAGARILARSPSDWPDALFAANDLIALGLLQSLVTDGRARVPQDIAIIGFDDIPFAAAAAVPLSSIRQPSRVMGRTALRIVLEEAADPDSIPRQTVFPPELVVRSSTVSR; translated from the coding sequence GTGGCCGTGAGCATCCGGGACGTGGCGCAGCGCGCCGGTGTGTCCGTCGGCACCGTCTCGAACGTGCTCAACCGGCCGAACGAGGTGTCCGCAGACTCGGTGACCCGGGTGACCCGCGCCATCGAGGAGCTCGGCTACGTCCGCAACGACGCCGCGCGGAAGCTGCGCGCCGGCATCAGCGCCACGGTGGGGTTCGTCGTCCTTGACGGCCAGAACCCCTTCTACAACGACGTCGTCCGCGGCGCCGAAGACGAGGCGAGCAGCCACAGCATCGCTGTCCTCTACGGCAACACCGACCAAGACCCGCGCCGCGAGCGCACCTACATCGACCTCTTCCACGAACAGCAGGTCCGGGGCCTGCTCATCGCCCCGTACGGCGACGTGACGGCCCATCTCGGCCGCCTCCGGGAAGCCGGCATCGCCGTCGTCCTGGTCGACCGGTTCAGCGGCGACGGTAAGTTCTCGTCCGTCTCGGTCGACAGCGTCGCCGGGGGGCGGCTCGCCGTCGAGCACCTGATCGAGACCGGTCGCGACCGGATCGCCTTCGTCGGCGGCCCGTTCGACATCCGTCAGGTCAACGACCGGCTCGCCGGAGCTCGCGCAGCGGCGGAGAACGCCAACACCCCCGCGTCCCTCGAGGTCATCGCAACGGAGAGCATGGCCGTCGAGGACGGCGTGTCCGCCGGCGCCCGCATCCTGGCGCGCTCCCCCAGCGACTGGCCGGATGCCCTGTTCGCCGCCAACGATCTGATCGCGTTGGGACTCCTGCAGTCCCTCGTCACGGACGGACGCGCGAGGGTCCCTCAGGACATCGCGATCATCGGCTTCGACGACATCCCCTTCGCCGCCGCGGCCGCCGTGCCGCTCTCGTCCATCCGCCAGCCCAGCCGCGTGATGGGGCGCACCGCGTTGCGGATCGTCCTGGAGGAAGCGGCGGACCCCGATAGCATCCCCCGCCAGACCGTCTTCCCGCCCGAGCTCGTGGTCCGTTCGTCCACCGTGTCCAGGTGA
- a CDS encoding ATP-binding cassette domain-containing protein: MAIEVEASAPPRPVLELRRVVKSFGPVVALRSGSLILERGSIHALIGENGAGKSTLVKIVAGLYRRDAGDLLLDGESVDFSSTAQSKAAGIAVIYQEPTLFPDLSVTENIFMGRQPVTRLGRIDRRAMREEAQEIFGRLGVALDPDRVTEGLSIADQQIIEIAKAISLDARVLIMDEPTAALSGVEVERLFAVARSLRDEGRALLFISHRFDEVFALCDTVTVMRDGSYVDTTPIADTTVDDLVRQMVGRDVTELYPKLAADIGDVVLEVEGITRAGVFRDVSFSVRAGEIVGLAGLVGAGRSEVARAIFGVDAYESGSVRVNGEALPKGRPRTSTSRGIALVPEDRRRQGLVLDDGVSRNLTLAIRSKLARWGLVWTRSENEAAQVWASRLEVKTSALDAQASTLSGGNQQKVVLGKWLATEPRVLIVDEPTRGIDVGTKAEVHRLLSRLAQQGIAILMISSELPEVLGMADRVLVMREGRLTGEFPRDQATPEAIMHAATTVTEAVR, translated from the coding sequence GTGGCCATCGAAGTCGAAGCGTCCGCCCCGCCGCGTCCGGTGCTCGAGCTGCGACGGGTCGTGAAGTCGTTCGGCCCGGTCGTCGCGCTGCGATCCGGCTCATTGATCCTCGAGCGAGGCTCGATCCACGCACTCATCGGCGAGAACGGCGCCGGCAAGTCGACGCTCGTCAAGATCGTCGCCGGCCTCTATCGCCGCGATGCGGGCGACCTCCTCCTCGACGGCGAATCGGTCGACTTCTCCAGCACCGCACAGTCCAAGGCCGCGGGCATCGCGGTGATCTACCAGGAGCCGACGCTCTTCCCCGACCTCTCGGTCACCGAGAACATCTTCATGGGCCGCCAGCCCGTGACCCGGCTCGGGCGGATCGATCGCCGAGCGATGCGCGAGGAGGCGCAGGAGATCTTCGGCCGTCTGGGCGTGGCACTCGACCCGGACCGCGTCACCGAGGGCCTGTCCATTGCCGACCAGCAGATCATCGAGATCGCCAAGGCGATCTCCCTCGACGCGCGTGTGCTGATCATGGACGAGCCGACGGCGGCGTTGTCGGGCGTCGAGGTCGAGCGCCTGTTCGCCGTCGCCCGGAGCCTTCGCGACGAGGGTCGGGCGCTGCTGTTCATCTCGCACCGGTTCGACGAGGTCTTCGCGCTGTGCGACACCGTCACGGTCATGCGCGACGGCTCCTACGTCGACACCACGCCCATCGCCGACACCACGGTCGACGACCTCGTCAGACAGATGGTCGGGCGTGACGTCACCGAGCTCTACCCGAAGCTCGCCGCGGACATCGGTGACGTCGTGCTGGAGGTCGAGGGGATCACCCGCGCCGGTGTGTTCCGCGACGTCTCATTCTCGGTGCGTGCCGGCGAGATCGTCGGCCTCGCGGGCCTGGTCGGCGCGGGGCGCAGCGAGGTCGCGCGCGCGATCTTCGGGGTCGACGCGTACGAGAGCGGCAGCGTACGGGTGAACGGAGAGGCATTGCCGAAGGGTCGCCCGCGCACGTCGACGAGTCGTGGCATCGCCCTCGTCCCCGAGGACCGGCGCAGACAAGGCCTGGTTCTCGACGACGGCGTCTCGCGCAACCTCACGCTGGCCATCCGGTCCAAGCTCGCCAGGTGGGGGCTGGTGTGGACCCGCAGTGAGAACGAGGCGGCGCAGGTGTGGGCGAGCCGGCTCGAGGTGAAGACGTCCGCCCTCGATGCCCAGGCCAGCACGCTCTCGGGCGGCAACCAGCAGAAGGTCGTGCTCGGCAAGTGGCTTGCCACCGAGCCGAGAGTGCTCATCGTCGACGAGCCGACGCGCGGCATCGACGTCGGCACCAAGGCCGAGGTGCATCGTCTGCTGAGCCGGCTCGCCCAGCAGGGCATCGCGATCCTCATGATCTCGTCCGAGCTCCCGGAGGTGCTTGGGATGGCCGACCGCGTCCTCGTCATGAGAGAAGGGCGCCTCACGGGTGAGTTCCCGCGTGACCAGGCGACGCCGGAGGCCATCATGCACGCCGCCACCACGGTCACGGAGGCGGTCCGATGA
- a CDS encoding ABC transporter permease, with translation MTTVTRPSAPGASSASRLMRHAATARETGILVALVLVIIAATLSNPNFLFSSDGFRDLLLTPSLLLLVAVGQAIVIITRNVDLSVGSIVGLTAYLTGTLFVDVSGIPIVVVFLAGVALGGLLGLVNGALVAFARVPALVITLGTMYVYRGINVAWTGSDRINASDMPGGFRGLGTDQVLGIPILTIIALVVLAGAAWYLRNLRSGRELYAIGSDPAAAHLCGLPMTRRIVAAFVVSGALSGLAGVLFAARYGTVSSGAGFGWELQAIGAAVIGGVAISGGVGTVRGAAIGAFLLLTINRALPILGIDDFWQRAVVGVLILGAIVLDRVLAVRQHRRLIAQREETR, from the coding sequence ATGACCACGGTCACGCGCCCTTCGGCTCCCGGCGCCAGCAGCGCGTCCAGGTTGATGCGCCACGCCGCCACCGCGCGCGAGACCGGCATCCTGGTCGCCCTGGTGCTGGTGATCATCGCCGCGACCCTCAGCAACCCGAACTTCCTCTTCTCCAGCGACGGGTTCCGCGACCTGCTCCTCACGCCGTCGCTGCTCCTGCTGGTCGCCGTCGGCCAGGCGATCGTGATCATCACCCGCAACGTCGACCTCTCGGTGGGGTCGATCGTGGGCCTGACGGCGTACCTCACCGGCACCCTCTTCGTCGACGTCTCCGGCATCCCGATCGTCGTGGTGTTCCTCGCCGGTGTCGCCCTGGGCGGACTGCTCGGTCTCGTCAACGGAGCCCTTGTCGCCTTCGCGCGGGTGCCGGCGCTCGTGATCACGCTCGGGACCATGTACGTCTACCGCGGCATCAACGTCGCCTGGACGGGCAGCGACCGCATCAACGCCTCGGACATGCCGGGCGGCTTCCGCGGACTCGGTACCGACCAGGTGCTGGGCATCCCGATCCTCACGATCATCGCCCTCGTCGTGCTCGCCGGCGCCGCGTGGTATCTGCGCAACCTGCGCAGCGGGCGCGAGCTGTACGCGATCGGCTCCGATCCGGCCGCCGCCCATCTGTGTGGCCTGCCCATGACCCGGCGCATCGTCGCGGCATTCGTCGTCAGCGGCGCCCTGTCCGGGCTGGCCGGCGTGCTGTTCGCCGCCCGCTACGGCACCGTCAGCTCCGGCGCCGGGTTCGGCTGGGAGTTGCAGGCGATCGGTGCTGCGGTCATCGGCGGCGTCGCCATCTCGGGCGGCGTCGGCACCGTCCGGGGTGCCGCCATCGGCGCGTTCCTGCTGCTCACCATCAACCGCGCCCTGCCGATCCTCGGAATCGACGACTTCTGGCAGCGAGCGGTCGTGGGCGTCCTCATCCTCGGCGCGATCGTGCTCGACCGGGTGCTCGCGGTGAGACAGCACCGACGGCTCATCGCCCAACGGGAGGAGACGAGATGA
- a CDS encoding ABC transporter permease: MTATEVAVRTYKPHARPAWRRALLTRETAIVVILVLVVVVSLATVPNFDSPLTATYLLRDVAPILLIALPMTLIIVTEEIDLSVASIVGLASVVTGLLTQAGLPFPLAALAAVLVGTLAGAFNGFLVTVVGLPSLAVTIGTLALFRGIAVGLLGTTAITDFPESWTDLAKANIPGTPIPVVMILFAILAVVFAVLLHFTPYGRSLYAIGLNKDAAAFSGIDVARTKFQLFVLSGAVSGFAGVYFTLLYSNARGDNAMGMELQIIAAVLLGGVSIFGGRGALHGVIAGVLLIGTLGSALRLAGISSDIINVITGLLLIASVVSTSLLAWLQTRRFGALSRRRRPGDDRRPQPAPQ, from the coding sequence ATGACCGCGACCGAGGTCGCCGTGCGCACCTACAAGCCCCACGCGAGGCCCGCGTGGCGACGGGCGCTGCTCACCCGCGAAACCGCCATCGTCGTGATCCTCGTGCTCGTGGTCGTCGTGTCGCTCGCCACCGTGCCCAACTTCGACAGCCCGCTGACCGCGACCTATCTGCTCCGCGACGTCGCCCCGATCCTGCTGATCGCCCTGCCCATGACGCTCATCATCGTCACCGAGGAGATCGACCTCTCGGTCGCCAGCATCGTCGGTCTCGCGAGCGTCGTGACCGGTCTGCTCACCCAGGCCGGGCTGCCGTTCCCCCTGGCCGCACTTGCCGCCGTCCTGGTGGGAACACTGGCGGGAGCGTTCAACGGGTTCCTCGTGACCGTGGTCGGCCTGCCGTCGCTCGCGGTCACCATCGGCACGCTGGCGCTCTTCCGCGGCATCGCGGTCGGCCTGCTCGGCACCACGGCGATCACAGACTTCCCGGAGAGCTGGACCGACCTCGCCAAGGCCAACATCCCCGGCACGCCGATCCCGGTCGTCATGATTCTCTTCGCCATCCTCGCGGTCGTCTTCGCCGTGCTGCTGCACTTCACGCCGTACGGACGGTCGCTGTACGCGATCGGCCTGAACAAGGACGCGGCGGCGTTCTCTGGCATCGACGTCGCCCGGACCAAGTTCCAGTTGTTCGTCCTCAGCGGCGCGGTGTCGGGATTCGCGGGCGTGTACTTCACGCTGCTGTACTCCAACGCCCGCGGCGACAACGCCATGGGGATGGAGTTGCAGATCATCGCCGCGGTGCTGCTCGGGGGCGTCTCGATCTTCGGCGGGCGAGGGGCGCTGCACGGCGTGATCGCCGGCGTGCTCCTCATCGGGACACTCGGCAGCGCTCTCCGGCTGGCCGGGATCTCCAGCGACATCATCAACGTCATCACTGGCCTGCTGCTCATCGCGTCCGTGGTGTCTACCAGCCTCCTCGCCTGGCTCCAGACCCGGCGGTTCGGCGCCCTCTCGAGGAGACGACGACCGGGGGACGACCGCCGACCACAGCCGGCACCCCAATAG
- the rhaS gene encoding rhamnose ABC transporter substrate-binding protein: protein MFGPNPKRRAGTAVALALGIALLATGCGNDSSDSGGGGGDGGDANLAITFLPKNLGNPYFDTSNAGGAEAIEEFGGSYEEVGPTEASPTSQVSFIQTAAQQGVGALVVSANDPEAICDALDEARSADVKVVTFDSDTNPECRDLFINQASAEGIAKVQVDLIAEQIGGSGQIAILSASANATNQNAWIEMMEAELEASHPDIELVEVVYGDDDDQTSFDKTAALLQTYPELKGIVSPTTVGIAAAARYLSTSEHKGTVALTGLGTPNQMREYVKDGTVTAFALWNPADLGYLAAFAAQALVTGEITGEEGDTFEAGRLGSYEVGADAAVLLGDPFVFNAENIDDFDF from the coding sequence ATGTTCGGACCGAATCCGAAGCGGCGCGCAGGAACGGCAGTAGCGCTCGCGCTGGGCATCGCCCTGCTGGCGACCGGCTGCGGCAACGACTCGAGTGACTCCGGCGGAGGCGGCGGGGACGGTGGCGACGCCAACTTGGCGATCACCTTCCTGCCGAAGAACCTCGGCAACCCCTACTTCGACACCTCGAACGCCGGCGGCGCGGAGGCGATCGAGGAGTTCGGTGGCTCCTACGAGGAGGTCGGGCCGACGGAGGCGAGCCCGACGTCGCAGGTCAGCTTCATCCAGACCGCCGCCCAGCAGGGGGTCGGCGCCCTCGTCGTCTCTGCGAACGATCCCGAGGCGATCTGCGACGCGCTCGACGAGGCGCGCTCGGCGGACGTCAAGGTCGTCACCTTCGACTCCGACACCAACCCCGAGTGCCGCGACCTCTTCATCAACCAGGCCTCCGCCGAGGGGATCGCGAAGGTGCAGGTCGACCTCATCGCCGAGCAGATCGGTGGGAGTGGCCAGATCGCCATCCTGTCCGCATCGGCCAACGCGACCAACCAGAACGCGTGGATCGAGATGATGGAGGCGGAGCTCGAGGCCAGTCATCCCGACATCGAGCTCGTCGAGGTCGTCTACGGCGACGACGACGACCAGACGTCCTTCGACAAGACCGCGGCGCTCCTGCAGACCTACCCGGAGCTGAAGGGCATCGTGTCGCCCACGACGGTGGGCATCGCCGCGGCGGCACGCTACCTCTCCACGTCCGAGCACAAGGGCACGGTCGCGCTCACCGGCCTCGGCACCCCGAACCAGATGCGCGAGTACGTCAAGGACGGCACCGTCACCGCATTCGCGCTCTGGAACCCGGCTGACCTCGGCTACCTCGCCGCCTTCGCCGCCCAGGCCCTCGTCACCGGCGAGATCACCGGCGAGGAGGGGGACACCTTCGAGGCCGGCCGGCTCGGCTCGTATGAAGTCGGCGCCGACGCTGCGGTCCTCCTCGGGGATCCGTTCGTCTTCAACGCCGAGAACATCGACGACTTCGACTTCTGA